A window of the Bacilli bacterium genome harbors these coding sequences:
- a CDS encoding sugar ABC transporter substrate-binding protein, whose protein sequence is MRQSWKRLTALMLSLVLTLALAAGCGSNNKQANEGEASPAPGQAAETAAPTQNPQPYAGQTIKIVMANHPWADAIKQLLPQFEQETGIKVDLTSYFEDQLTQKLTVQFTSGSTTPDAFMYRPLQEGKLYYMNGWLEPLDSYVNKDAEYDFNDFSKSAVGSTTVDGHIAGVPIITEQEILYYRKDLLAKANLEVPKTIDELVAAAKKLHDPQNGIYGFVARGQQSALVTQVSSFIYSEGGDFSKDGKATVNTPEAIKGMSIYADLLKNYGPPGVANMSWPQAIGIFAQGKAAFYTDADSIYKNATDPSKSKIADQVGFAVFPAGDAGSKPYNVTSWGLAINSKSAHKDAAWAFVQWATSKKIVLETQKQGNPGARQSVWNDPEGIKGFPPELAAIIKEESQGGVDHDRPVVVNVGEARDAVGAVVLKKVLDENVDIQAEANEANNKLQAIIDKDTKK, encoded by the coding sequence ATGCGCCAATCATGGAAGCGCCTAACCGCACTCATGCTGTCGCTTGTGCTCACGCTGGCCTTGGCGGCTGGATGCGGTTCGAATAATAAGCAGGCAAATGAGGGCGAAGCCAGCCCGGCGCCGGGACAAGCCGCGGAAACGGCGGCGCCGACGCAAAATCCGCAGCCATACGCCGGGCAGACAATCAAGATTGTTATGGCGAATCATCCTTGGGCGGATGCTATTAAACAACTGCTGCCCCAATTTGAGCAAGAAACCGGAATCAAAGTTGATTTGACGAGTTATTTTGAGGACCAGTTGACGCAAAAATTAACCGTTCAATTCACTTCCGGCTCCACCACGCCCGACGCCTTTATGTATCGTCCTTTGCAGGAAGGCAAACTGTATTATATGAACGGATGGCTGGAACCGCTGGATTCGTATGTAAATAAAGACGCGGAATATGATTTCAACGATTTTTCCAAGTCGGCGGTCGGTTCGACCACGGTTGACGGTCACATTGCGGGCGTTCCGATCATCACGGAACAAGAAATCTTGTATTACCGGAAAGACTTGCTCGCGAAAGCCAACCTGGAAGTGCCGAAAACCATCGATGAATTGGTTGCCGCAGCCAAGAAACTGCATGATCCGCAAAACGGCATATATGGATTTGTGGCAAGAGGCCAGCAGTCGGCCTTGGTTACCCAGGTGTCTTCCTTCATTTATTCCGAAGGGGGAGATTTCTCCAAAGACGGAAAAGCTACGGTCAATACTCCGGAAGCAATCAAAGGCATGTCCATTTACGCTGATTTGCTGAAAAATTATGGTCCTCCGGGAGTAGCCAATATGTCGTGGCCGCAAGCAATCGGGATTTTTGCGCAAGGGAAAGCGGCGTTTTATACCGATGCCGATTCGATTTATAAAAATGCGACGGATCCCAGCAAGTCCAAAATTGCCGATCAAGTGGGCTTTGCGGTATTTCCCGCCGGGGATGCGGGTTCCAAGCCCTACAACGTAACTTCATGGGGGCTCGCAATCAATTCCAAGTCCGCGCATAAAGATGCGGCATGGGCCTTCGTCCAATGGGCCACAAGCAAAAAGATTGTGCTGGAAACGCAAAAACAAGGAAATCCGGGAGCGCGCCAATCCGTTTGGAATGATCCCGAAGGCATCAAAGGTTTCCCGCCGGAACTCGCTGCCATCATTAAAGAAGAATCGCAGGGCGGAGTCGATCATGACCGTCCGGTAGTGGTAAACGTCGGGGAAGCCAGAGACGCGGTCGGGGCAGTCGTTCTGAAGAAGGTATTGGATGAAAATGTGGATATCCAGGCTGAAGCGAACGAAGCAAACAACAAACTGCAGGCCATTATCGATAAGGATACGAAAAAATAA
- the yyaC gene encoding spore protease YyaC, translating into MALLSTFSRSRAESALPVKVSSHDHDATERLGKALYEQFSTLSPWRELVLVCIGTDRSTGDSLGPLVGTKLSLAEQKGFALFGTLDEPVHAVNLQDTVSLIERNFAHPYIVAVDACLGQSASVGHIRLDSGPVKPGAGVNKDLPPIGDIHMTGIVNVGGFMEYFVLQNTRLSIVMKMSQIIAGSLLAAISAWRSATGLTIASDLPLPESFGFPPE; encoded by the coding sequence GTGGCATTATTATCGACTTTTTCGCGTTCGCGCGCCGAATCCGCATTGCCCGTCAAGGTATCCAGCCATGATCACGACGCCACGGAACGGCTCGGCAAAGCGCTGTATGAGCAATTTTCCACGCTTTCTCCCTGGCGCGAGCTTGTGCTTGTTTGCATCGGCACCGACAGATCGACCGGCGATTCGCTCGGGCCGCTTGTCGGAACCAAACTGTCTTTGGCGGAACAGAAAGGCTTTGCATTGTTCGGCACGTTGGATGAACCTGTGCACGCCGTTAATTTACAGGATACCGTAAGCTTGATCGAACGCAATTTTGCGCATCCGTATATAGTAGCCGTTGACGCCTGTCTTGGCCAATCGGCGAGCGTCGGGCATATCCGCCTGGACAGCGGACCGGTCAAACCCGGCGCGGGAGTTAACAAGGATTTGCCTCCAATCGGAGACATCCATATGACCGGCATTGTGAATGTCGGGGGTTTTATGGAATATTTTGTGCTGCAAAATACGCGGCTTAGTATTGTTATGAAAATGTCCCAGATTATCGCGGGCAGTCTGCTCGCTGCCATCTCCGCCTGGCGGTCCGCAACCGGTCTTACGATTGCTTCCGATTTGCCGCTTCCTGAATCATTTGGATTTCCTCCGGAGTAA
- a CDS encoding DUF4446 family protein → MFSLDTVQSYDFLIILVVITVLWLSLLVWTAALTSKLGKLKTRLNQMLGGAGVADLEQVLRNLHQRVDNLEAGHKDNAGQIAAILDRLRVAKTNVAMKRYNGFGEHGNDLSFSLAIVDDLQTGLVLTGIHSREQTFVYAKPVVKGESQYALTPEEIQMIQEAANRKQS, encoded by the coding sequence ATGTTTAGTCTGGACACCGTGCAATCATACGATTTTCTGATCATTTTGGTTGTAATCACGGTATTATGGCTAAGTTTGCTTGTTTGGACGGCCGCATTGACTAGCAAGCTGGGCAAACTGAAAACAAGATTGAATCAAATGTTGGGCGGGGCCGGCGTAGCCGATCTGGAACAGGTTCTGCGCAATCTGCATCAAAGGGTAGACAACCTGGAGGCCGGACATAAAGACAACGCCGGGCAAATCGCCGCCATTCTGGACCGTTTGCGAGTTGCCAAAACCAATGTGGCAATGAAACGCTATAATGGATTCGGCGAGCACGGCAATGATCTAAGCTTCAGCTTGGCCATTGTTGACGATTTGCAAACCGGGCTGGTTTTGACCGGTATTCACAGTCGCGAGCAAACATTTGTCTACGCAAAGCCCGTTGTAAAGGGCGAGTCGCAATATGCCCTTACTCCGGAGGAAATCCAAATGATTCAGGAAGCGGCAAATCGGAAGCAATCGTAA
- a CDS encoding mechanosensitive ion channel family protein, whose product MTNMLAAKFAFYEKFIGYFTEPETWLDIAATVLKIVLIYIVGKIVKKIIVKAIGHVLKERDRNPLKIDQRRAATLGKLAGNIVSYVIDFIVILMILSQLGVDLAPLLAGAGVIGLAIGFGAQSLVKDVISGFFIIFEDQFGVGDVIQTGNYYGTVEEIGLRVTRIKSWKGEVHIIPNGSISEVTNYSLNNSVAVVDIALAYSENIDRALEIIRSTMRQISTENEDIVKEPDVLGLQAISASEVVVRVTCECKPLTHFGVERQIKAEVKKKLDEAGIGAPYPHMVMIQKS is encoded by the coding sequence ATGACGAACATGCTGGCAGCTAAGTTTGCATTTTATGAGAAATTTATCGGCTACTTCACGGAACCGGAAACGTGGCTTGATATTGCCGCAACCGTTTTAAAGATAGTCCTGATTTACATTGTCGGAAAAATCGTCAAAAAAATAATCGTCAAAGCGATCGGGCACGTGTTGAAGGAACGGGATCGCAATCCGCTTAAGATCGACCAGAGGCGGGCGGCAACGCTCGGAAAATTGGCCGGCAACATCGTATCGTACGTCATTGATTTCATCGTTATTTTGATGATTTTAAGCCAATTGGGTGTTGATCTGGCTCCGTTGCTGGCCGGCGCGGGAGTGATCGGCCTCGCGATCGGGTTTGGCGCTCAAAGTTTGGTAAAAGACGTGATCAGCGGCTTTTTCATCATATTCGAAGACCAGTTCGGGGTCGGCGATGTCATCCAAACCGGCAATTACTATGGAACGGTCGAAGAGATCGGGTTACGGGTTACGCGCATTAAAAGCTGGAAGGGAGAAGTTCATATTATCCCGAACGGGTCGATTTCCGAAGTCACGAATTATTCGCTGAACAATTCAGTGGCGGTAGTGGATATTGCTCTTGCATACAGTGAAAATATCGATCGCGCTCTGGAAATCATCCGCAGCACTATGCGACAAATCAGCACGGAAAACGAGGATATCGTCAAGGAGCCCGACGTTTTGGGACTGCAGGCGATCAGCGCATCCGAGGTGGTTGTGCGCGTAACGTGCGAATGCAAACCGTTGACGCATTTTGGCGTGGAAAGACAAATAAAAGCCGAAGTCAAAAAGAAGCTTGACGAGGCGGGAATAGGAGCGCCATATCCGCATATGGTCATGATTCAAAAATCGTAA
- the gntK gene encoding gluconokinase, which yields MDKQLMCGVDIGTTSTKAVLFTESGKVVASANKGYPLFTPTPAVAEQDPEQIFRAVVETLREALQQSGARPEDVLFVSFSSAMHSIIAINDEGKPLSRCITWADNRSAAWSESLKREEVGHQIYMRTGTPIHPMSPLPKLMWLRHDHGELFRKAKKFISIKEYIFAKLFHDYVIDYSMASATGLMNLEKLDWDDEALAVAGITRSQLSRLVPTTYALKGMDPVYAKETGLAVTTPFIVGASDGVLSNLGVGAIKPGVVAATIGTSGAIRTVVNKPTTDPMGRIFCYALTERDWVIGGPVNNGGVLLRWARDQFAAAEVETANRLGMDPYDLLMKIAERVPPGSEGLLFHPYLTGERAPLWNANARGSFFGLTIHHRKEHMIRAVLEGVIFNLYTVLLAMEEHIAKPKKIHATGGFARSPLWRQIMADIFGLEVVVPESIESSCLGAAVLGLFATGRTASLDIAIDMVGSTHRHGPIKQNTAIYQQLLPVFIRISRKLAEEYEAIAEFQRKWIDGVQ from the coding sequence ATGGACAAGCAGTTGATGTGTGGCGTAGATATCGGAACAACAAGTACGAAAGCCGTTTTGTTTACGGAATCCGGGAAGGTTGTGGCCTCGGCGAACAAAGGGTATCCTCTGTTTACGCCGACTCCGGCGGTAGCGGAACAAGACCCCGAACAAATCTTCCGGGCGGTTGTGGAAACATTGCGAGAGGCGTTGCAGCAAAGCGGGGCCAGACCAGAGGATGTGCTGTTCGTCTCATTCAGTTCAGCCATGCACAGCATAATCGCGATCAATGACGAAGGCAAACCGCTCTCCCGCTGCATTACCTGGGCGGATAACCGCAGCGCCGCATGGTCGGAAAGTTTGAAACGCGAAGAGGTTGGGCATCAGATCTATATGCGGACGGGAACGCCCATCCATCCGATGTCCCCGCTGCCGAAACTGATGTGGCTTCGTCATGACCACGGGGAATTATTTCGGAAGGCAAAAAAATTTATTTCTATCAAGGAATATATTTTCGCCAAACTGTTCCATGACTATGTGATCGATTATTCCATGGCTTCGGCGACCGGGCTTATGAACCTGGAAAAACTGGACTGGGATGATGAAGCGTTGGCGGTAGCCGGCATTACGAGAAGCCAACTTTCCCGGCTTGTGCCCACTACCTATGCGCTTAAAGGGATGGATCCCGTTTATGCCAAAGAAACGGGGCTAGCCGTTACGACGCCATTCATCGTCGGGGCAAGCGACGGCGTCCTTTCCAATCTGGGCGTTGGCGCAATCAAACCGGGCGTTGTTGCGGCGACAATCGGCACGAGCGGAGCGATTCGCACAGTAGTGAACAAGCCGACGACCGATCCTATGGGACGAATTTTTTGCTACGCCTTGACCGAGCGGGATTGGGTGATCGGCGGTCCGGTCAATAACGGAGGTGTTTTGCTCCGGTGGGCGCGGGACCAATTCGCCGCCGCGGAAGTCGAGACGGCAAATCGTCTGGGGATGGATCCGTACGATTTATTAATGAAAATTGCCGAACGGGTGCCGCCGGGCTCGGAAGGATTGCTCTTTCACCCGTATTTGACGGGCGAACGGGCGCCGCTGTGGAACGCCAACGCCCGCGGATCGTTCTTTGGCCTGACGATTCACCATCGAAAGGAACATATGATTCGCGCCGTTCTGGAAGGCGTTATTTTCAACTTGTACACGGTGCTTTTGGCCATGGAGGAGCATATTGCCAAACCGAAAAAAATTCACGCGACGGGCGGGTTCGCCCGATCTCCGTTATGGCGGCAAATCATGGCGGATATTTTCGGCCTGGAAGTGGTTGTCCCCGAAAGTATTGAAAGCTCCTGTCTTGGCGCGGCGGTGCTGGGTTTGTTTGCGACCGGCAGAACCGCTTCGTTGGACATTGCCATTGACATGGTCGGCTCCACACACAGGCATGGGCCCATTAAGCAAAATACGGCAATCTATCAACAACTGCTGCCGGTTTTTATTCGCATTTCCCGCAAACTCGCGGAAGAATACGAAGCGATTGCCGAATTTCAACGGAAGTGGATAGACGGGGTGCAGTAA
- a CDS encoding YjzC family protein, whose protein sequence is MGEWSEFEKGDRAPNTGEYMEVGENDFHMGINDPKIVSLKKGDKFPDTTNKNRKWIRKKR, encoded by the coding sequence ATGGGCGAATGGAGCGAATTTGAAAAAGGTGATCGCGCGCCGAACACCGGTGAGTATATGGAAGTCGGGGAGAATGATTTCCATATGGGCATCAATGATCCAAAAATCGTATCCTTGAAAAAAGGCGATAAATTTCCGGACACGACCAACAAAAACCGCAAATGGATACGTAAGAAACGTTAA
- a CDS encoding sugar ABC transporter permease yields the protein MGYNWLDRNLKWVYTAPSVIFVLVMMVFPIAYTFRLSFFQWSMSAVTPPEWVGFGNYIGLFKDPRFWNALYLTIYYTAFALAVETVLGVAIAMLFFRKYRGANIVKTLFLLP from the coding sequence ATGGGATACAATTGGCTTGATCGCAACTTGAAGTGGGTTTATACCGCCCCTTCCGTCATTTTTGTGCTGGTTATGATGGTATTTCCGATCGCTTACACGTTTCGGCTCAGCTTTTTTCAATGGAGTATGTCTGCCGTTACGCCGCCGGAGTGGGTCGGGTTCGGCAACTACATTGGCTTGTTTAAGGACCCCAGATTCTGGAATGCGCTATATTTGACCATTTACTATACGGCCTTTGCGCTTGCCGTCGAAACCGTTCTGGGTGTGGCCATCGCTATGCTGTTTTTCCGCAAATACAGAGGCGCCAATATCGTCAAAACACTGTTTCTGTTGCC
- a CDS encoding aminotransferase class V-fold PLP-dependent enzyme, which produces MARVYYFDHAASSWPKPEQVINAMTEAVRDFAANPGRGSHRLAIQASRVLLDTRNSIAKLFGIHNPNDIVFTQNATMALNMAILGYVRPGSHVISTMIEHNSVRRPLEYVKKTRAAEITYLQADANGNISLKDLEDAFRPHTSLVVCSHSSNLLGTILPIADIGAICRKRKVPLLVDAAQTAGTYPIDVQSAGIHMLAFPGHKGLLGPQGTGGLYIDPAIDLEPILFGGTGSLSESVEQPNVRPDRFEAGTQNTAGIAGLGAGVKVVLHETVEKIHHKEWLLTQRLMEGLSRIDGIKIYGPKPGDDKTGIVAFNFAELDSAQAAFILDREFGICVRSGHHCTPLAHQSAGTLESGAVRASVGFFTTNEEIDYFIDAVKQIALS; this is translated from the coding sequence ATGGCGCGAGTGTATTATTTTGATCACGCGGCTTCATCATGGCCGAAGCCCGAACAAGTGATAAACGCAATGACCGAAGCCGTCCGCGATTTTGCGGCCAATCCGGGCAGAGGAAGCCACCGGCTGGCTATCCAGGCCAGCAGGGTGTTGCTGGATACAAGGAACAGCATAGCCAAGCTGTTCGGCATTCATAATCCAAATGATATTGTATTTACGCAAAATGCAACAATGGCGCTGAATATGGCAATTTTAGGATATGTCAGGCCGGGTTCGCATGTGATTTCAACGATGATTGAGCATAATTCCGTGCGCAGACCGCTCGAATACGTGAAAAAGACCAGAGCGGCCGAAATCACCTATCTTCAGGCCGACGCAAACGGCAATATCAGCCTGAAGGACCTGGAAGATGCGTTCCGTCCGCATACGTCCCTGGTTGTATGTTCCCACAGTTCCAATTTGCTGGGGACCATCTTGCCGATTGCGGATATCGGCGCCATATGCCGCAAAAGAAAAGTGCCGCTGCTTGTCGATGCCGCGCAAACGGCCGGAACCTATCCGATCGATGTTCAATCGGCGGGCATACATATGCTTGCTTTTCCCGGACACAAAGGTTTGCTTGGCCCGCAAGGTACCGGAGGTTTGTATATTGACCCGGCGATCGACCTTGAACCGATCCTGTTCGGCGGAACGGGGAGTTTGTCCGAATCCGTCGAGCAACCGAACGTTCGGCCGGACCGCTTTGAGGCGGGTACACAAAATACGGCGGGAATTGCCGGGCTTGGCGCAGGCGTGAAAGTTGTCTTGCATGAGACGGTGGAAAAGATCCATCATAAGGAGTGGCTTTTAACACAGCGGTTGATGGAAGGTTTGTCGCGGATAGACGGCATCAAAATATACGGTCCGAAACCTGGAGACGATAAAACGGGCATTGTCGCCTTTAATTTCGCCGAATTGGACTCAGCGCAGGCAGCCTTTATTTTGGATCGGGAATTTGGCATCTGTGTCCGCAGCGGCCATCATTGCACGCCATTGGCGCATCAAAGCGCCGGCACGCTGGAAAGCGGCGCGGTGCGCGCAAGCGTCGGGTTTTTTACGACGAACGAAGAAATTGATTATTTTATCGATGCGGTAAAGCAAATTGCTTTGTCGTAA
- a CDS encoding DUF951 domain-containing protein, translated as MQPKEFKLGDIVQMKKPHPCGTNEMEIIRMGMDIRIKCMGCKSSMLMPRAKFESKLKKVLRSAPNPES; from the coding sequence ATGCAACCAAAGGAGTTTAAATTGGGTGATATCGTGCAAATGAAAAAACCGCATCCTTGCGGCACGAACGAAATGGAAATCATCCGCATGGGTATGGATATCAGGATCAAATGCATGGGCTGCAAATCAAGCATGCTCATGCCACGCGCCAAATTCGAAAGCAAGTTGAAAAAGGTGCTTCGTTCCGCGCCGAATCCGGAGTCGTAA